In the Candidatus Electrothrix rattekaaiensis genome, one interval contains:
- a CDS encoding AAA family ATPase, translating into MRLISLKYSQWDQGGNNWSIEDFSCAKINLIVGQNSIGKSRTINVINGLSSMLIGKEIKIGYAQYKAYFKDQEDLIEYLLEYDNYKIVKETLKIGDTFFLEREEDGIGSIYADQLKQQIKFQVPDTSIASVVKRDSIQHPFLQRLYNWGESTRLYRFGTSLGKENLAIFKETPPSEEERRKIDVRNTSNVVVFLKQAIKDFGDSFVSSILDDINRLGYNLTDIGVAPIVNSVISTPMLDVPEGIYIKEAEHDHIVEQIEISQGLFRSLSLFIQLRFSERYSQPSLILIDDIGEGLDYERSTKLIQNIIDIAESENIQLIMTTNDRFVMNNVSLEYWSVMKREGSCCHFINSKDHKELFDDFDLTGLSNFDFFTSKYYNK; encoded by the coding sequence ATGCGTTTAATATCTTTAAAATATTCTCAGTGGGATCAAGGCGGGAATAATTGGTCGATAGAAGATTTTTCTTGTGCAAAGATTAATCTTATTGTGGGGCAGAATTCTATAGGAAAAAGTAGAACTATTAATGTTATTAACGGCTTGTCTTCAATGTTAATAGGGAAGGAGATAAAGATAGGCTATGCTCAGTATAAAGCTTATTTTAAAGATCAAGAAGACTTGATTGAATATTTGTTAGAATACGACAATTACAAGATAGTCAAAGAAACTTTAAAAATTGGCGATACTTTTTTTTTGGAGAGAGAAGAGGATGGTATTGGTTCAATCTATGCTGACCAACTTAAACAGCAGATAAAATTTCAAGTTCCTGATACGAGTATTGCTTCCGTCGTAAAACGGGACTCTATTCAGCACCCCTTTCTTCAACGACTTTATAATTGGGGGGAATCTACAAGGCTATATAGATTTGGGACAAGTCTTGGAAAAGAAAATCTTGCCATTTTTAAAGAAACTCCCCCTTCCGAGGAAGAACGAAGGAAAATAGATGTTCGGAATACATCAAATGTTGTGGTTTTTTTAAAACAAGCTATTAAGGATTTTGGTGATAGTTTCGTTTCTTCCATTTTAGATGATATAAATAGGCTTGGATACAACCTTACCGATATTGGAGTTGCTCCAATAGTTAACTCTGTAATTTCGACACCAATGTTAGATGTTCCAGAAGGAATTTATATAAAAGAAGCTGAACACGATCATATAGTTGAGCAGATTGAAATTTCTCAAGGTTTATTTCGTTCATTATCACTATTTATTCAATTGAGATTTTCTGAACGTTATAGTCAGCCAAGTTTGATTCTAATTGATGATATTGGAGAGGGTTTGGATTATGAAAGATCTACAAAGCTCATACAAAATATTATAGATATAGCAGAATCTGAAAATATTCAACTTATCATGACGACAAACGATAGATTTGTTATGAATAATGTCTCTCTTGAATATTGGTCAGTAATGAAACGAGAAGGGAGCTGTTGTCATTTTATAAACAGCAAGGATCATAAGGAGCTATTTGATGATTTTGATTTAACCGGATTGAGTAATTTTGATTTTTTTACATCAAAATACTATAACAAATAG
- a CDS encoding nitrous oxide-stimulated promoter family protein, translating to MKHRGKESSSRIQREAETVAVMIGQYCRINHGEGKDLCADCAELLSYAERSLANCPFQEGKTTCGNCKVHCYKPSMRERIREVMRVIGPRMILTNPVMALRHAVDGLRKEPVQKKTAEK from the coding sequence ATGAAGCACCGTGGGAAGGAAAGCTCCAGTCGTATACAGCGCGAAGCCGAGACCGTCGCGGTGATGATTGGCCAATACTGCCGAATAAATCACGGTGAGGGGAAAGATCTCTGTGCGGACTGCGCCGAACTGCTGAGCTACGCCGAACGCAGTCTTGCCAACTGCCCTTTTCAGGAAGGCAAAACAACCTGCGGTAACTGCAAGGTCCATTGCTATAAACCGAGTATGCGGGAGAGGATCCGTGAGGTGATGCGGGTTATCGGCCCTCGCATGATTCTGACCAACCCGGTCATGGCGTTACGACATGCTGTGGACGGGTTGCGCAAGGAGCCAGTGCAAAAGAAAACAGCGGAAAAATGA
- a CDS encoding radical SAM protein yields MTADVTARTVDFKVGERNVFFHLLTACNLACQHCYINPPQHGTATLPAETVLKWLRLFARPEKESNLILLGGEPTLHPELARIIRAAKSMRYAVTVDSNGYLFHDLLERIRPAELDFLSFSLDGPDAAVNDPIRGEGVFAVCTENIRQAVELGFRTSLIYTVSSRNIDHLHRMPALLAELGVRRFFIQVIGLRGKPAVASAEGEQWQVEPGHWLEVVPEVAQQAARAGIHVTYPKVFLDPEEPFACAGRVAENYFIFPNGRVYRCPLCEDYPIHSLCVEEDRLVQREGLYEDRFFALDIPEGCVMNKLLQPDTLAYHPDGRPKHRISCCMLKQEILPLNS; encoded by the coding sequence ATGACCGCCGACGTGACAGCAAGGACGGTTGACTTCAAGGTCGGTGAACGCAATGTCTTTTTTCATCTCCTCACCGCCTGTAATCTCGCCTGTCAGCATTGCTATATCAATCCTCCCCAACACGGAACAGCAACCCTGCCCGCAGAGACCGTGCTCAAATGGCTGCGTCTTTTTGCCCGCCCTGAAAAGGAGAGCAATCTGATCCTGCTTGGCGGCGAACCTACGCTGCACCCTGAGCTGGCTCGGATTATCCGGGCGGCCAAGTCCATGCGCTATGCAGTCACGGTGGATTCCAACGGCTATCTCTTTCATGATCTCCTGGAACGGATCAGACCGGCAGAGCTGGATTTTCTGAGCTTCAGCCTGGACGGACCTGATGCGGCGGTCAATGATCCCATTCGCGGGGAGGGTGTTTTTGCGGTCTGCACGGAAAATATCCGTCAAGCTGTGGAGCTTGGTTTTCGCACCAGCCTGATTTACACGGTCTCCTCCCGCAATATTGATCATCTCCATCGGATGCCTGCCTTGCTGGCGGAACTCGGAGTACGACGTTTCTTTATCCAGGTGATCGGCCTGCGGGGAAAACCCGCTGTTGCTTCCGCAGAAGGGGAACAATGGCAGGTTGAGCCGGGCCATTGGCTGGAGGTCGTGCCCGAGGTGGCGCAGCAGGCAGCTCGTGCCGGTATCCATGTCACCTATCCCAAGGTCTTTCTTGATCCAGAGGAGCCTTTTGCCTGCGCCGGTCGGGTGGCGGAGAATTATTTCATCTTTCCCAACGGCAGGGTCTATCGCTGCCCGCTCTGCGAGGATTATCCGATCCACAGCCTCTGTGTTGAGGAAGATCGGCTGGTTCAGCGGGAGGGCCTGTATGAAGATCGTTTCTTTGCCCTGGATATACCGGAAGGCTGCGTGATGAATAAACTCCTCCAACCTGATACCCTTGCGTATCACCCGGACGGCAGACCAAAACACCGCATTTCCTGCTGCATGTTGAAGCAGGAAATCCTGCCGCTGAACTCGTAG
- a CDS encoding tetratricopeptide repeat protein: MKKIKTIAFAGCSVLLLCQCASVDDVRRLNYQLRTMNQKVKEVESSTKNQVLKRTAESSSQLDSVAEETRELRTITEENLEAITRMREQDAQKITELEEALQQLRRENQQIRSQSDQILSQSDEVRLQSSQVRRENEQLIQVLEGKINKLSGNIQRLSQARVYAAEKKARQAAERAEKAKRRAVVAAQTRASEKTTLLPSNRKVRKNYGTVVDAEPQQQTQLRINKPVVNTSSTYPRITPQRQKEAVSSSQQQPRQQVQVQQPPIQEVREVEEIKEIPAVQRQPPVAEYPPQSQGTDMGDDLLAQGVSQFKAKEYKTAYKTFEQVLAGRPASDQAAKTLYFMGECLFNLDEYDLAILDYQKVISNYSRNPHSSAALLRQGMSFEKLTDHETAKIIYTKLIADYPNSREAGVARQRLEGL; this comes from the coding sequence ATGAAAAAAATAAAAACTATTGCGTTTGCCGGTTGCTCGGTTCTCCTACTCTGTCAATGCGCAAGTGTGGATGATGTGCGAAGGTTGAATTATCAGCTCCGCACCATGAACCAGAAAGTTAAGGAGGTAGAATCTAGCACGAAAAATCAGGTGTTGAAACGAACAGCTGAATCTTCCAGTCAGTTGGACAGCGTGGCTGAGGAAACGCGTGAGTTGCGGACAATAACCGAGGAAAATTTAGAAGCGATCACTCGGATGAGAGAGCAGGATGCGCAAAAAATTACAGAGCTGGAAGAGGCCTTGCAACAGCTGCGGCGAGAAAATCAGCAGATCCGTTCGCAAAGTGATCAGATTCTCTCGCAAAGTGATGAGGTCCGCTTGCAAAGCAGTCAGGTTCGGCGAGAAAATGAGCAGCTCATTCAAGTGCTTGAAGGGAAAATTAATAAATTATCCGGTAATATACAGCGATTAAGTCAGGCTAGGGTCTACGCAGCGGAAAAGAAGGCCCGGCAGGCGGCTGAGCGGGCGGAAAAGGCCAAGAGAAGGGCCGTGGTAGCGGCGCAAACCCGAGCGAGCGAAAAGACAACTCTGCTGCCGAGTAACAGAAAGGTTCGGAAGAATTACGGAACAGTCGTGGATGCAGAGCCACAGCAGCAGACGCAGCTGAGGATTAATAAGCCGGTTGTCAATACCTCTTCCACCTATCCCCGGATTACACCGCAGAGGCAGAAGGAGGCAGTGAGTTCGTCTCAGCAGCAGCCACGGCAGCAAGTGCAGGTACAACAGCCGCCGATACAAGAAGTCCGAGAGGTTGAGGAAATTAAGGAGATACCTGCTGTCCAGCGGCAACCTCCTGTTGCTGAGTATCCGCCGCAGAGTCAGGGGACGGATATGGGGGATGATTTGTTGGCGCAGGGGGTTTCTCAGTTTAAAGCCAAAGAGTACAAAACAGCGTATAAAACTTTTGAGCAGGTTCTTGCTGGTCGTCCTGCGAGTGATCAGGCCGCCAAAACTTTGTATTTTATGGGAGAGTGCCTTTTTAATCTGGATGAGTATGATCTGGCCATTCTTGATTACCAAAAGGTGATCTCTAATTACAGTAGAAATCCTCATAGTTCTGCGGCATTATTGCGCCAAGGGATGTCTTTTGAAAAATTAACCGACCATGAGACTGCCAAGATTATCTACACGAAGTTGATAGCTGATTACCCGAACAGCAGAGAGGCTGGGGTGGCGCGGCAGCGGCTGGAAGGACTGTAA
- the tolR gene encoding protein TolR has translation MGPSGGRGRKGLNAEINVTPLVDVMLVLLIIFMVTAPMMTQGVDVDLPKTTSRALRQQEEPMVVEIDKEGRIHLGKTEVHLALMRQELEKMPQEKKKEPIYLRADEKISYGLVVQVMAQIKQAGFEKLGMVTEPDDKEK, from the coding sequence ATGGGACCTTCCGGGGGGAGAGGCCGAAAAGGCCTGAACGCTGAAATCAATGTGACCCCGCTTGTGGATGTCATGTTGGTGTTGCTGATTATCTTTATGGTGACAGCCCCGATGATGACCCAGGGGGTGGATGTTGATCTGCCGAAAACCACGTCGAGGGCCCTGCGCCAGCAGGAAGAGCCTATGGTGGTGGAGATAGACAAGGAAGGAAGAATTCATCTGGGAAAAACAGAGGTTCATCTGGCTCTTATGCGGCAGGAACTGGAAAAAATGCCGCAGGAAAAAAAGAAAGAACCAATCTATCTGCGGGCGGATGAAAAGATTTCTTACGGTCTGGTGGTTCAGGTGATGGCCCAGATAAAGCAGGCCGGTTTTGAAAAGCTGGGTATGGTGACCGAACCGGACGACAAGGAGAAGTAA
- a CDS encoding DUF4160 domain-containing protein: MKPCEDIILYLHRYQDGTPHLHATYQGQESIITLPDGDLRQGELPEEKLRQIQVWIETHQHKFMADREAIRFRSSSE, encoded by the coding sequence ATGAAACCCTGTGAGGATATCATTCTGTACCTGCACCGTTATCAGGATGGTACACCGCATCTTCACGCAACATATCAGGGGCAGGAGTCGATCATCACCCTGCCTGACGGCGATCTCCGCCAAGGAGAACTGCCAGAGGAGAAACTGCGGCAGATCCAGGTATGGATTGAGACGCACCAACATAAATTCATGGCGGACCGGGAAGCAATCAGGTTCCGCTCCTCCTCAGAATAA
- a CDS encoding tetratricopeptide repeat protein — MEDIQQIYTQAVAAHERGEVAEAIEGYGKILAQFPDADVVLYNQGLALFDSERYDEAVAVFSRAAELRRDDADTWYNLGLALKKEQRHSEATDAYKQALALQPDDPDILFNLANCCRESGDREEAAVYYARLLELEPDNVSALNNFAYLCHLRHDNAQAEQLYLRLLALQPEHPGTRHMLAALTGKFTGTPENAYVRDLFDQYSDSFEQSLVGKLGYCVPELLFELAFRTFPVQGIQSRRIYKHCLDLGCGTGLAGKLFSTCCQRLSGVDLSEKMIARAAEKGIYDRLVADDVVHFLCEDGQQYDLLVAADLFTYLADLEPLLHAAFQRTAAGGIFIFSTEHGEKHQWQVRQTGRFAHRPEYVVEVAQRSGWQLVTSEEADLRREEDAWIRGDLFVLIKEDAS, encoded by the coding sequence ATGGAAGATATACAACAAATATATACCCAGGCGGTTGCAGCCCATGAGCGCGGAGAGGTCGCTGAGGCTATAGAAGGTTACGGAAAAATTTTAGCCCAATTCCCGGATGCGGATGTGGTGCTCTATAATCAGGGTTTGGCCCTGTTTGACTCGGAGCGTTATGATGAGGCCGTCGCTGTCTTTTCCCGGGCAGCAGAACTGCGTCGGGATGATGCAGATACTTGGTATAATCTGGGGCTGGCTCTGAAAAAGGAGCAGCGGCATTCCGAGGCAACAGATGCCTACAAGCAGGCCTTGGCTCTGCAACCGGATGACCCGGATATCCTGTTCAACCTTGCCAACTGTTGTCGGGAGAGCGGGGACAGGGAAGAGGCGGCGGTGTATTATGCCCGGCTGCTTGAGCTGGAACCGGATAATGTTTCGGCTCTGAATAATTTCGCCTACCTCTGCCATCTGCGCCATGATAATGCGCAGGCCGAGCAGTTGTATCTGCGGCTTCTTGCCCTGCAACCTGAGCATCCTGGTACCCGGCACATGCTGGCCGCCCTGACCGGCAAGTTCACAGGTACGCCGGAGAATGCCTATGTCCGCGATCTTTTTGATCAGTACAGCGACAGCTTTGAGCAGAGTTTGGTGGGAAAGCTGGGGTACTGCGTTCCAGAGCTGCTCTTTGAGCTGGCCTTCCGTACCTTTCCCGTACAGGGGATACAAAGCAGGAGGATATATAAGCACTGTCTGGACCTCGGCTGCGGCACAGGGCTTGCTGGCAAGCTTTTCAGCACCTGTTGCCAGCGGCTGAGCGGGGTGGATCTGTCGGAGAAGATGATTGCCCGCGCTGCTGAAAAGGGTATCTATGACCGGCTTGTTGCCGATGATGTGGTGCATTTTCTTTGTGAAGATGGGCAGCAGTATGATTTGCTGGTTGCCGCTGATCTGTTCACCTATCTGGCTGATCTGGAACCGTTGCTCCATGCTGCTTTTCAGCGGACCGCAGCCGGTGGGATATTTATCTTTTCCACGGAACATGGCGAGAAACATCAGTGGCAGGTGCGACAAACCGGGCGTTTTGCCCATCGTCCCGAGTATGTGGTTGAGGTTGCGCAACGCAGCGGCTGGCAGCTTGTCACTTCCGAGGAGGCGGACCTGCGTCGGGAGGAGGATGCCTGGATACGGGGTGATCTTTTTGTTTTGATTAAAGAGGATGCTTCCTGA
- a CDS encoding DUF4276 family protein: MRKIAIFVEGQSEQIFVRNILYHISGNVSFSFECIKIHGGIDRNVPYAVRNHDSQIFFLIINVENDSKVLSFIKEREKALFEKGYNRIIGLRDMYSLEYRKRSKDKIDLNINENFIKAHDKIICSMSSPENINFFFSIMEFEAWLLGMHTIFEKIDDRLSVELIQRKLDILLDQVDPETAFFHPAAVLDKIFNLVDMSYNKKYDDLESITSKIELDDIAKLVNSGGCLSFASFYKNIKEEFFNCSA; this comes from the coding sequence ATGAGAAAAATAGCAATTTTTGTAGAGGGGCAAAGCGAACAAATATTCGTAAGAAATATACTGTATCATATTTCAGGAAATGTAAGCTTTAGCTTTGAGTGCATCAAGATACATGGCGGGATTGATAGAAATGTTCCATATGCCGTGAGAAACCATGATTCTCAAATTTTTTTTCTAATCATAAATGTTGAAAATGATAGCAAGGTATTATCTTTTATAAAAGAACGAGAGAAAGCCCTTTTTGAAAAAGGTTATAATAGGATTATAGGCTTGCGAGATATGTATTCATTAGAATACCGTAAACGGTCGAAAGATAAGATAGATCTCAATATAAATGAAAATTTTATTAAGGCCCATGATAAAATTATTTGCTCAATGTCTTCACCTGAAAATATTAATTTTTTCTTTTCAATAATGGAATTTGAAGCGTGGCTATTAGGCATGCACACAATATTTGAAAAGATAGATGATCGTTTGAGTGTCGAGTTAATTCAAAGGAAACTTGATATTTTATTGGATCAAGTAGACCCTGAAACCGCTTTTTTTCATCCTGCTGCTGTTTTGGATAAAATTTTCAATCTTGTAGATATGTCGTATAATAAAAAGTATGATGATTTAGAATCAATTACAAGTAAAATAGAGCTGGATGATATAGCTAAACTCGTGAACTCTGGAGGATGCTTAAGTTTTGCTTCTTTTTATAAAAATATCAAAGAAGAGTTTTTTAACTGTTCTGCATAA
- a CDS encoding FAD-dependent oxidoreductase — protein MSDAIYDVVIIGTGPAGIQAAIHATRKKTNVLLLGRIENSAIYWAHVENYACISGVTNGKDLLEAGVSQLERFGTDMRPDDVLKIAQGEDELFTLELESGDAVTSRTLIFAMGVSKNKLSVPGEKELGGMGVSYCVDCDANFYRGDTVMVVGNQSAAIDGALTLLDYAAKVYLVAEELQGSEAMLTKLHASAVELHTGDWVQEIMGQGKVEEVLLKSGKKIEVDGVFIELGSKGALELATQVGVMLDTEQFKYIDVNRKQKTNIPGIYAAGDIVGPPYQMAKAVGEGCVAGMEAAMFAKKKRQ, from the coding sequence ATGTCGGATGCAATCTATGATGTTGTTATAATCGGAACAGGCCCGGCAGGTATCCAAGCGGCCATTCATGCAACCAGAAAAAAAACCAATGTCCTGCTCCTAGGACGGATTGAAAACAGCGCCATCTATTGGGCGCATGTGGAAAATTACGCCTGTATCAGCGGTGTCACCAACGGTAAGGACTTGCTGGAAGCAGGCGTGAGCCAGCTTGAGCGTTTCGGCACTGATATGCGGCCCGATGACGTCCTAAAGATAGCCCAAGGAGAGGATGAACTGTTCACCCTGGAATTGGAAAGCGGCGATGCTGTCACCAGCCGGACCCTGATTTTTGCAATGGGGGTTTCCAAAAACAAGCTCTCCGTGCCCGGAGAAAAAGAACTTGGCGGCATGGGGGTCAGCTACTGCGTTGACTGCGATGCCAACTTCTACCGAGGCGACACCGTGATGGTGGTCGGCAACCAAAGCGCAGCCATTGACGGCGCATTAACGCTGCTGGATTATGCAGCCAAGGTCTACTTGGTCGCGGAAGAGCTGCAAGGCTCCGAGGCCATGCTGACCAAACTCCATGCCAGCGCAGTTGAGCTGCACACAGGCGACTGGGTACAGGAGATCATGGGGCAAGGCAAGGTGGAAGAAGTTCTCCTGAAGAGCGGTAAAAAGATTGAGGTGGACGGAGTATTCATTGAGCTCGGGTCCAAGGGTGCCCTTGAACTGGCCACCCAAGTCGGAGTGATGTTGGACACGGAACAATTCAAATATATTGACGTCAATCGCAAACAGAAAACCAACATTCCCGGTATCTATGCTGCCGGAGATATTGTCGGCCCTCCGTACCAAATGGCCAAGGCTGTGGGCGAAGGATGTGTGGCAGGCATGGAAGCGGCGATGTTTGCCAAGAAGAAACGGCAGTAG
- the tolQ gene encoding protein TolQ, with protein MMAHAGLVVKLVMLILLIFSVLSWWIIVSKYILFSRARYASEDFLADFWESKTLNNAYEAAQNFTLSPEASVFVSGFNELRKLSAARSERAKVETLQGKLASMENLSRAIRKAQLVETDRLERSLAFLATTGSATPFIGLFGTVWGILTSFQEIGAHGSASLAVVAPGIAEALVATAAGLAVAIPAVIFYNFYSNKLAGFESDIENFSFDFLNLVERDMLSRE; from the coding sequence ATGATGGCGCATGCCGGCTTGGTGGTGAAGCTGGTTATGCTTATCCTGCTCATTTTTTCCGTACTTTCTTGGTGGATTATTGTATCCAAATATATCCTGTTTTCTCGGGCTCGTTATGCATCGGAAGATTTTTTGGCGGACTTCTGGGAGTCCAAGACGCTGAATAACGCCTATGAGGCGGCGCAAAATTTTACGCTCAGTCCAGAGGCATCGGTCTTTGTCTCGGGTTTTAACGAGCTGCGTAAGCTCAGTGCTGCACGCAGCGAGCGGGCCAAGGTAGAGACCCTGCAAGGCAAGCTGGCCTCTATGGAAAACCTGAGCAGGGCGATCCGCAAGGCCCAACTGGTGGAAACTGATCGCCTAGAGCGTTCTCTTGCCTTTTTGGCCACAACAGGGAGTGCCACACCCTTTATTGGCCTTTTCGGAACCGTGTGGGGTATCTTGACCTCATTTCAGGAAATCGGAGCGCACGGGTCAGCCTCTTTGGCTGTTGTTGCTCCGGGTATTGCCGAGGCCTTGGTCGCCACTGCGGCAGGATTGGCTGTGGCGATACCGGCGGTTATTTTTTATAATTTTTATTCCAATAAATTGGCTGGGTTTGAATCGGATATTGAGAATTTTTCTTTTGATTTTTTAAATCTGGTTGAACGTGATATGCTGTCAAGAGAGTAG
- the tolB gene encoding Tol-Pal system beta propeller repeat protein TolB, with the protein MNLFQSLFRSCAIHSFVIVSLVMVNVFFFVPGISAERIYLDIASSGVRKLVVAIPSFVDASGDQNTATGRDLARLMEEGLWFHGFVQILDSHRYEGQGRPDWRALGADYVVMGNYTLAGERMTVAGSLFDVVSGDKFAARNYKGNSAQREEIALRLVDAMVEEFTGELGVAGSSIAFVSDKTGRKEIYVADVFGRHVRQITRHDHLCVSPRFTADGKKLAYTSYHRGNQDLYLTDLDQNKKTRTLSRRRGLNLAPAFSPDNRTAVVTLSKDGNPDLYLIDMEGNIIRRLTKRAGINVSPSFSPDGRAICFVSDRSGKPQVYIMDLQTMRVQRLTFKGKENVEPSWSPRGDKIVYTHLAEGQYHIYTVPVSGGPPTRITSGAGSCESPTWSPDGRMIAFARDVNGKMELYVVQANGEGMRALFALEGNQSYPRWSPRLY; encoded by the coding sequence ATGAACCTTTTTCAGTCCCTGTTTCGTAGTTGTGCGATTCATAGTTTTGTAATTGTTTCACTTGTTATGGTGAATGTCTTTTTTTTCGTCCCCGGTATTTCTGCGGAACGGATTTATCTGGATATTGCCAGCTCCGGTGTGCGCAAGCTCGTTGTTGCTATCCCCTCTTTTGTGGATGCCTCAGGTGATCAGAATACAGCAACAGGTCGCGATCTTGCTCGATTGATGGAGGAGGGATTGTGGTTTCACGGATTTGTTCAGATCCTGGATTCTCATCGTTATGAAGGACAAGGTAGACCGGACTGGCGTGCTCTTGGTGCAGATTACGTCGTCATGGGCAACTATACGCTGGCAGGAGAGCGGATGACCGTTGCTGGGAGTCTGTTTGATGTCGTGAGCGGTGACAAGTTTGCTGCAAGAAATTATAAAGGAAATTCAGCGCAGCGAGAAGAAATAGCCTTGCGCCTTGTTGATGCGATGGTTGAAGAGTTTACCGGTGAGCTGGGAGTTGCCGGAAGTTCAATAGCCTTTGTTTCCGATAAAACCGGGCGCAAGGAGATCTATGTAGCAGATGTATTTGGTAGGCATGTCCGGCAGATAACACGACATGATCATCTCTGTGTCTCCCCGCGTTTTACAGCTGACGGGAAAAAATTGGCTTATACCTCTTACCATCGGGGAAATCAGGATCTTTACCTGACAGATCTGGATCAGAATAAAAAGACCCGGACCCTGTCTAGGCGTAGGGGACTGAATCTGGCCCCGGCGTTTTCACCGGATAATCGGACAGCGGTGGTCACCCTGAGTAAAGATGGTAATCCTGATCTCTACCTTATTGATATGGAAGGAAACATCATCCGGCGGCTGACAAAGCGGGCTGGCATTAACGTTTCCCCGTCGTTTTCTCCTGACGGCAGGGCTATATGCTTTGTTTCTGATCGGAGTGGTAAACCGCAGGTCTATATTATGGATCTGCAAACCATGCGGGTGCAGCGCCTGACCTTTAAGGGAAAAGAGAATGTTGAGCCTTCGTGGTCACCTCGGGGAGATAAAATAGTTTATACGCATCTTGCCGAAGGGCAGTATCATATTTATACTGTTCCTGTCAGCGGCGGACCCCCTACTCGCATAACCTCAGGGGCCGGGAGTTGTGAATCGCCGACCTGGTCTCCTGACGGCAGGATGATTGCTTTTGCCCGAGACGTAAATGGAAAAATGGAGCTTTATGTTGTTCAAGCCAACGGAGAGGGAATGCGTGCCCTGTTCGCCTTGGAGGGGAACCAATCATATCCGCGTTGGTCTCCTCGTTTGTATTGA
- the tolA gene encoding cell envelope integrity protein TolA, which yields MKKTKNGLYIGDTWEEFVAQRERLPNWKIPLSIAAVLHLVVFTSAAVFPDIGKKFNPDNVITIDLLSLPSGAGPEEDEKPAEQPAPEVKEVAEAAEPTPVLPVVAPKKKLKVAPKVTPKVTPKVAPKVVPKIVAKPAASPEPVAQVKPVSLQPVKRKKKLAEDIRLTEVNELEKREKQQAQLKLQQEREQLAALEKKRLAEEQKRKKAAEQEKKLAARKKKQQKAEEKKRLAAQQRKERAIIEAARLARQAEEAAEQARLEAAQVRREYASVAQAVSDLNTPLVSGNTGFYSDDFSNSNSRAESGGYGDHGGERINPVVLNQYAASLNGRISSHWQLPGIVKTKPYLRTMLALTLRRDGSIEDMRIEEKSGDSFFDQSVIKALRNSEPFPGFPALMKQRTQEFVLSFTPQGLSL from the coding sequence GTGAAGAAGACAAAGAACGGCTTGTACATCGGTGATACTTGGGAGGAGTTCGTGGCGCAGCGGGAAAGGCTGCCGAACTGGAAAATTCCCCTGAGTATAGCGGCTGTTCTTCATCTTGTTGTTTTTACGAGTGCTGCTGTTTTTCCGGATATCGGTAAAAAGTTTAATCCGGATAATGTGATCACTATTGATCTGCTCTCTTTGCCTTCGGGAGCTGGACCGGAAGAGGATGAAAAACCGGCAGAGCAGCCTGCCCCGGAAGTTAAAGAGGTTGCGGAGGCGGCAGAACCAACCCCGGTGCTTCCTGTTGTTGCACCGAAAAAAAAATTGAAAGTTGCACCAAAGGTTACGCCAAAGGTTACACCAAAAGTTGCACCAAAGGTTGTGCCGAAAATTGTAGCAAAACCGGCAGCTTCTCCTGAACCGGTTGCTCAGGTTAAACCTGTTTCACTTCAGCCTGTAAAACGAAAGAAAAAGCTTGCTGAAGATATTCGGCTGACCGAGGTGAATGAGCTGGAAAAACGAGAAAAACAGCAAGCGCAACTAAAACTCCAACAAGAGCGGGAGCAGCTTGCCGCCTTGGAAAAAAAACGCCTTGCTGAAGAGCAGAAGAGAAAAAAGGCTGCTGAGCAGGAAAAAAAGCTAGCGGCCCGAAAGAAAAAGCAGCAGAAAGCAGAAGAGAAAAAGAGGCTGGCAGCGCAGCAGCGAAAAGAGAGAGCAATTATCGAAGCCGCTCGTTTGGCGCGGCAGGCGGAGGAGGCTGCGGAACAGGCCCGTCTGGAAGCTGCTCAGGTGAGACGGGAGTACGCTTCTGTGGCCCAGGCCGTTTCAGATCTTAATACCCCGTTGGTGTCTGGGAATACAGGGTTTTATTCAGACGACTTCTCAAACAGCAATAGCAGGGCGGAAAGCGGTGGGTACGGAGATCATGGGGGCGAGCGGATAAATCCGGTTGTGCTCAATCAGTATGCCGCATCGCTCAATGGTCGGATAAGTAGCCATTGGCAGCTTCCAGGAATTGTCAAAACAAAGCCTTATCTCAGAACGATGCTGGCTCTGACCCTTCGTCGGGACGGCTCCATAGAAGATATGCGGATTGAAGAAAAATCCGGGGACAGTTTTTTTGATCAATCCGTGATCAAAGCTCTGCGGAACTCGGAACCTTTTCCGGGGTTTCCGGCTCTTATGAAGCAGCGTACCCAGGAATTTGTGCTGAGTTTCACCCCGCAGGGCCTGAGTCTGTGA